A window from Candidatus Poribacteria bacterium encodes these proteins:
- the hisA gene encoding 1-(5-phosphoribosyl)-5-[(5-phosphoribosylamino)methylideneamino]imidazole-4-carboxamide isomerase, translating into MLILPAIDLRNGKCVNLVQGRAGEETIFSDQPVEMAQQWQESGAEYLHLVDLDGAFSTVSDNLHVVKQIVEVVQVPVQLGGGIRTMDRLDDVLALGVTRAILGTAALKNPSLVEAACKKYESHIAVGIDAKDGMVATEGWLDVSEKPALTFAREMADSGVQTIIYTDIKSDGMLQGPNLDTTEAIADAVSVDVIASGGITSIQDVQSLKEIEVHGAIVGRSLYTGALDLRAAISTAR; encoded by the coding sequence GTGTTAATTTTGCCAGCAATTGATCTCCGAAATGGAAAATGTGTAAATCTGGTGCAGGGACGTGCAGGAGAGGAAACAATTTTCTCGGACCAACCTGTAGAAATGGCCCAACAGTGGCAAGAAAGCGGCGCCGAATACCTTCACCTTGTAGACCTTGACGGTGCGTTTAGTACAGTATCCGATAATCTCCACGTCGTCAAGCAGATTGTCGAAGTGGTTCAGGTTCCCGTTCAATTGGGAGGAGGCATACGGACAATGGACAGGTTAGATGACGTTCTAGCACTCGGTGTGACAAGAGCAATTCTGGGGACGGCTGCCCTTAAAAATCCGTCGTTGGTCGAAGCCGCATGTAAAAAGTACGAATCCCACATCGCTGTCGGCATTGATGCAAAAGATGGGATGGTCGCTACAGAAGGCTGGCTCGATGTGTCTGAAAAGCCCGCTCTTACCTTCGCTAGAGAGATGGCAGATTCCGGAGTTCAAACCATCATCTATACCGATATCAAAAGCGATGGTATGCTCCAAGGACCCAACTTGGATACTACGGAAGCCATTGCTGACGCAGTCTCGGTAGATGTCATCGCCTCCGGTGGAATCACATCAATTCAAGATGTCCAATCGCTCAAAGAAATAGAGGTTCACGGCGCAATTGTCGGTCGGTCGCTGTATACTGGTGCTTTAGATCTGAGAGCCGCAATCTCCACCGCCCGTTAG
- the gspG gene encoding type II secretion system major pseudopilin GspG gives MRNIDNQPSGFTSTQLLIVVVIIGIVVAVVLASGLLGQAGKADQAQAAEEIETIGIALDTYAKDNGDYPSSEQGLAALWEKPEQPPVPVNWLGPYLKVPITKDPWGNGYIYIRPGVHDRYGYDLVSFGSDGREGGTGDAEDVVSWIRPDE, from the coding sequence TTGAGAAACATTGATAATCAACCGTCTGGTTTTACATCTACACAACTCCTCATCGTTGTGGTTATTATCGGGATTGTGGTTGCCGTTGTTCTAGCGTCGGGCTTGCTGGGGCAGGCAGGAAAAGCAGATCAAGCGCAAGCAGCAGAAGAGATTGAGACTATCGGCATTGCATTGGACACCTACGCGAAAGATAATGGGGATTATCCCTCGAGCGAACAAGGGCTGGCAGCGCTGTGGGAGAAACCTGAGCAGCCGCCAGTTCCCGTCAATTGGTTGGGCCCATATTTGAAGGTCCCAATCACGAAAGATCCGTGGGGAAACGGTTATATCTATATCCGTCCCGGTGTCCATGACCGCTACGGTTACGATCTTGTCTCTTTCGGTAGCGATGGACGCGAGGGTGGCACCGGTGATGCGGAGGATGTGGTTAGTTGGATTCGCCCGGATGAATAA